The genomic interval ATAAAAAACACTCCTGATATATATCCTGTTGGTTTTTTTGTATTTCTTTTTCTATAGAAGAACCATAAGAATAAAAAAATGAATAAATAACTGATAGATTCATATATTTGTGTGGGATGTCTAGGAATTATTTCTCCATATTCTGTATCCATTTGTACAAATTTTACTGCCCAAGGTAAATTAGATGGAGTCCCTACAATTTCAGAGTTGAAAAAATTTCCTATTCTTATAAAAACTGAAGATAATGCCGATATAATACATAATCGATCACATAACCAAAAAAAATTTCTTTTTAGTATCTTTCTGCTATAGAGAAAACTAGATAAACTAATTCCTATAGTTGCTCCATGACTAGACAATCCTCTATATCCAACAAATTCATAACCTTTTATCATTCCTAATAAAAAACTTTTTTTAGGATTTTCTACTATAGGAAAAAAAGCTTCTATCCAATGATTATCTGAAAAGTATAAAAAGTCATAAAAAAAAACTTGTCCTAATCTAGCCCCTATAAAAGTTCCTAAAACAGTATATACCAATAAAGGATCTAAATATTTTTGATTTACATGATCAATCCTATAAATATAGGTCATAACATACCATCCAGTTATAAAAGAAAAAACAAACATGAGACTATAAATATGAATAGAAAATACT from Blattabacterium cuenoti carries:
- the lgt gene encoding prolipoprotein diacylglyceryl transferase, translating into MLEYINWNPITKFSFWEGVFSIHIYSLMFVFSFITGWYVMTYIYRIDHVNQKYLDPLLVYTVLGTFIGARLGQVFFYDFLYFSDNHWIEAFFPIVENPKKSFLLGMIKGYEFVGYRGLSSHGATIGISLSSFLYSRKILKRNFFWLCDRLCIISALSSVFIRIGNFFNSEIVGTPSNLPWAVKFVQMDTEYGEIIPRHPTQIYESISYLFIFLFLWFFYRKRNTKKPTGYISGVFFIFLWGARFLLEFLKEPQGDEMIHLLFMNTGQCLSIPYIIFGVFILFFSQKKKSFFS